A DNA window from Drosophila biarmipes strain raj3 chromosome 2R, RU_DBia_V1.1, whole genome shotgun sequence contains the following coding sequences:
- the LOC108030451 gene encoding protein windbeutel has product MMRILVTLLLAAFHAIPSSWAIACTGCVDLDELSFQKTVEHFPYSIVKFDIAFPYGEKHEAYAAFTKSAHRATKDLLIATVGIKDYGELENKALGDRYKIDEKKFPAIFLFKGNAEDYVQLPSYKDITVNNLKAFVNANTPYYIGPDGCIKEFNDALKNYVNFPDEKQLKLIEELQAKQEQLTTEEAQQNGRAYLIYMRKIHELGYDFLEDETKRLLRLKASKVSEGKREELQKKLNILDAFQVSKVTKAQPQKQEL; this is encoded by the exons ATGATGCGTATTTTGGTGACTCTGCTGCTGGCCGCTTTCCACGCGATTCCCTCCTCCTGGGCCATAGCCTGCACAGGCTGCGTGGATCTGGACGAGCTCAGTTTCCAGAAGACAGTCGAGCATTTTCCCTACTCCATAGTCAAGTTCGACATTGCATTTCCTTATGGAGAGAAGCACGAGGCCTATGCCGCCTTCACGAAGTCCGCCCACAGAGCTACCAAGGACCTACTTATAGCCACTGTGGGCATCAAGGACTATGGCGAGCTGGAGAACAAG GCCCTAGGCGACCGTTACAAAATCGACGAAAAGAAATTCCCGGCTATCTTCCTGTTCAAGGGAAATGCAGAGGACTATGTCCAGCTTCCGAGCTACAAGGACATTACTGTCAACAACTTGAAGgcctttgttaatgccaacaCACCTTATTATATCGGCCCCGATGGCTGCATCAAGGAGTTTAATGACGCGCTCAAGAACTACGTCAACTTCCCCGATGAAAAGCAACTGAAACTCATCGAGGAGCTGCAGGCGAAGCAGGAGCAGCTGACCACTGAGGAGGCGCAGCAGAATGGCAGGGCCTATCTGATCTATATGCGGAAGATCCATGAGCTGGGCTACGACTTCCTGGAGGACGAGACCAAGAGGCTGTTGCGCCTGAAGGCCAGCAAGGTCTCGGAGGGCAAGAGGGAGGAGCTGCAGAAGAAGCTGAACATACTGGATGCCTTTCAAGTCAGCAAGGTCACCAAAGCTCAGCCCCAAAAGCAGGAGCTTTGA